Genomic DNA from Callospermophilus lateralis isolate mCalLat2 chromosome 11, mCalLat2.hap1, whole genome shotgun sequence:
GATTCTTACTGTGCATCTCCCACAATCACTTTGGCGTTGTTGGGGGGTGGAGGGAGTACTGGCCCCTGTACAAAGGAACCACGGTCTCTGCAAACTTGTGCCACCCCCAGGTTAAATAGTGAGGATGGGACTTTGGGGGTTTCCAGTTGTAGGAAGAGCCAGTGGCCTCAACTGGCTGGGAGTAACTGGGAGGGCTTCCAGGAGGAGGTGGCTCTCAGGTAGTTTCCGAGGTGGGGGGAGATGACGGTGAACAGTGAACTGAAAGACCAGGCAGACCGGAGTGCGTGTGTCTTGTGTCCATGGGGATGTGCTTGAGCTCCCAGGGCCCTGACTTCTGCCACTGGATGGGACCCATAGCTGTCTCCACTTGTGAGGATTAAAGCAGAGACAGCCCAGCTTTTGGTGTTTGCTCTGAGAACCCCAAATGCTCCTCGTGTGAGGGGATGACAGGAAGGGATATGTGGGGAGCAGTGTGGAACGATGGCACCTGTCAACAAGCCCACCTGGAGGTTCGCAAGTTTAAGaccagtcttggcaacttagcaagaccctgtatcaaagtgataacaattaaataaaaagggctggggatgaagctcagtggtagagtgcccctgggtttaatccctagcagcacaaaaacaaaaacaaagtccaGGTGGGCAGGGACCTGGTTTAGGCTGTGTGTGTGGGGTCACCAGGAGCAGCAGTCTGTTTAGAGGGCGGGTAACCTGGGAACAGGGGAGCCTGTGCCCTGCCGGGGGTAGGGCCGAGGCTCAGCTTCCTGAGGGGTCCACCCTTGGACCctattgataatgtcagaaactgGGTCCCTCAAGCTCTGGGGGTTGGATGGGATGTAGGAGAGTGAGAAAGCATTTTTTTGGGGGCGGGGGCTGGACAGGAAGCCAATGCCAGGAGGAGCCAGACTCCACAGACCCctgctctctccctcccaggaCTTTCAGTTCATTCTCAAGGGCATAGCCCGGCTGCTGTCCAACCCCCTGCTCCAGACCTACCTGCCCAACTCCACCAAGAAGATCCAGTTCCACCAAGAGCTGCTGGTCCTCTTCTGGAAGCTCTGTGACTTCAACAAGGTGGGCAGGTGGAGAGGGAATGGAGACCTATAGAAGGGGCTCATGGGCTCAGGCTGTGTCCATTTAGCCCAAGAACAGAGAGAGCTTTGGGGTCTCTCCAACCTGGGGGAGGAGATGGGGTACAGTGGCTCCTTCCACTGACCCAGCCTGCCTGTTTCCTCACTTGCTCCAGAAATTTCTCTTCTTTGTGCTGAAGAGCAGTGATGTGCTGGACATCCTGGTTCCCATCCTCTACTTCCTCAATGATGCGCGAGCAGATCAGTGTAAGATGGGGTGGGCATGAGGTACTGGGGGTTCCTGCAGATGGGTGGGGTCCTGCCAGTCTGTCCTGCCTCCCAGGAGCTCAGGTCTGGCGCCCTGACCTCCCAGGAGGGACTCCCTCCACCCCCCAAGATGCATCCCTGTCCTGGGCTCCCCACCATCACCCTGTGTGACCTCTGTGCCGCGTGCTGCAGCTCGGGTGGGCCTGATGCACATCGGCGTCTTCATCCTGCTGCTCCTGAGTGGGGAGCGGAACTTCGGGGTGCGGCTGAACAAGCCCTACTCAGTGCGTGTGCCCATGGACATACCTGTCTTCACTGGCACCCACGCAGACCTGCTCATTGTGGTGAGGGCTGGGCGCATGGGAGTGATGTCCTCTTAGTGAGTCTGGGGGTGGCGGGCACCCCATGATGCCCCTCTCTGTCCCTGCACAGGTATTCCACAAGATCATCACCAGCGGCCACCAGAGGCTACAGCCCCTCTTTGACTGCCTCCTCACCATCGTGGTCAATGGTAAGGGCCTGAGCCCGCCTTCCCCAGGCCCACCACCAGGTGGCGCCAGGCCACAGGCCATGTCTCCCTGCTCCAACTTGCTCCATCCCGTAGAAACAATGCAAGCCACTTGTGTACTGTGAAATGTTCTAGGACTATATTAAAAAACACCAAAGGCACAGGTGACAGAAGATTTATGATGTATTTACCTAAGCCACCATAACCAGGATACCATCATCTCAACATGTGACTGGCACAAAAATTATTAATGAGATCTTTTACATTCTGTCCTACCCCTAGTCTTCAAAATCTTGTGGTGCACGCATATGGCACATCTCAGGACTAGCTGTATTTCAAGTGCTTAATGTCCACATGTGGCTCATGGCTACTGTATTGGACAGGGAGGATTTGGGGTCATAGTGAGGAATGTCAAAGCCACCTCTTCTCTGCCTTTACCCTGCCCGCCTGCAAGGACAAGAGTGAGCAGAATGGGAAAGGAGGTGGGAGGCCTCAGGCTGGCTGGGGCCCATCCAGGTGGGTGGCCGTGGGCTGGCCCTGAAGGGTTTCATTGTGGGTGTCTGGGAAAGGATGGTGGTGGCTGGCAGTGGCTGACTTGTCTGTGGTCAGGTTTGGCCTTCAGGGTGGGTGGGTGGTATAGAATCCAGGGATGCCTTTGGCTGGGCTGTGGGCTCTAGGGCCAGGACTGTCTTCAGGTAACTCATTCACATATTGGCTGCATCCCACAAATCTTAACCTGGATGCCAGCTAGGTGTGGCGTATGTGAACAAGATAGCGCCCACCCCTGTCCTCTGAGCCCTCAGCCTGGTGAGGGAGAAAGATGTGAGACGAGAGACACACAGATCAAGTTGTGTGCATGAATCCAACGACATGAGGGCTTTATCCCCCCTCACAAAGCTGTGCTAAAAGATACATATTAAGGATAACAGCAGCTTGGCATTCTAGAAAGACGCAAAAGCCCTGAGTTTGTATCCCTTCCTGCCCTATCATTGTATTACTGGGGAACTTGGACCACGTTTATAAGCCTCCCTGAACTTCAGTTTCCTCGTCTGTACAATGGGGACAATCTTGTCCATGCCTTGCCTGCAGGAGGTATGGCCAGAGTGAACTTGACCTCTACAGGCTCGGTCTCCCTGACTTTGTAGGGAACTTCACAGGCAGGAGCAGGATGGATTGGGAGTAGGAGCATGTGCTTCCCCCCAGGCCTGGGATGCCCAAGGGTGGCTGGTGGGGGGCCCAGGAGTGAGCTGGCCTCTCTTGCAGTGTCGCCCTACCTCAAGAGCCTGTCCATGGTGACCGCCAACAAGCTGCTGCACCTGCTGGAGGCCTTCTCCACCACCTGGTTCCTCTTTTCGGCTGCCCAGAACCACCACCTGGTCTTCTTCCTTCTAGAGGTCTTCAACAACATCATCCAGTACCAGTTTGATGGTGAGGCTCTGGCCCAACCCCCTGGCCTGACCTCTGGGGCAGGGATAAGGATGGCCAGTGGTTGAGGCTGTCTTTCTGCCTAAGGAGGCCCGATACAGTGGGGAATAAAAGTGTGCttcctgccaggtgtggtggcacacacctgtcatcccagtggctcgggaggccgaggcaagagaattgcaagttcaaaagccAGGCTCAGGATCTTACCTAAGCAACTCTGAGAGACCgtgtctctaaatcaaaaactaaaaaaataaagggctgaagatgtggctcagtggttaagtgttcctgagtttaattaaaaaaaaaaatgtgcttcctGCCCATGTAGCTCAGCtggagaggaaggcacagaggagGCTTTAAATATGTGACCCCCCCCGCAACCCGGGTCAAACGGTTCCTCTGAAATTGGGTAGCAGGGAGACTCAGAGTGGTAAGACCCTGATAGCTGTCCCAGCAGCTGTCCTGCCCAGTGTCACAGGTGCCCTGCTGCCAGGTGTAAATTCAGGGCTTGCCTCTCACTAGCTTTGTGACTAGACACGGTACTCAACTTCTCAAGGCCTCAGTGTCCTAATCTATAGGATGGTCACAACAATAGCACTGAAGTCCCTGTTGCAGAGGGTGTTGGCACAGAAAGCTCCCACAGGTAGCTCTTGGCACAATGTCTGGCAATTCAAATATTATCAATAATTCTTGTTATTTACAAAATAAGTACAGTTTGCACTGATCTGTGAAGGATGCGTGGGAGGCATTATGGAGGGAGGGTAACCTATAGAGAGGCCCTGGGATGGATGCGGAGCTCAAAGCAGAGCGTGGTATGAGGCAGGGCTGGTTGGGGGGCTACTGaggctctggaaagcactttccccCACAAACTATGGGGGAACTTGGATGGGAATGGGGGACCCCACCCTCCTGGGCTCCCTGGTTCAGGGAACACTTCAGAATATTCAACAGCTGGCTTGGTGTGGGCAGTGGGGTCCACCCCACTTTGCCAGGGATCTCCCCTTTAGTGCTGGGTCGTGAGGTGGTCTTGAGAAGGGATGTGGTGAGCTCAGGCTGGAAGCTGTTTTCCCACAGTGTAACATCTGGCCCACATAGCTGGACCTGGCCCCCTGTCTTGGGCTCCCGGGACCATCTCCTGCTACTGGGGAAGACACCCTCTTGTCCTGCAAACCCCGCCCCCCCCAGCTAGCAGATTGGGTGGGGGAGGGCAACCAGCAACCCTAAGAGGAGGCGCTGCTTCCCACAGGCAACTCCAACCTGGTCTACGCCATCATCCGCAAGCGCAGTGTCTTCCACCAGCTGGCCAACCTGCCCACTGACCTGCCTGCCATCCACAAGGCCCTGCAACGGCGACGGCGGACCCCCGAGCCCTTGTCCCGCACTGGTTCCCAGGAGGGTGCCTCCATGGAGGGTTCCCGCCCTGCTGCCCCCGCAGAGCCGGGCACCCTCAAGACCAGCCTGGTGGCCACCCCAGGTTCGTCACTGGCAAGTGGGAGAGGGTGTGGCTACTGGCATGGTTGGGGGATGGGCGTGATCTCTGGGGTGTCACCCCATCCTGGCAAAGGGCATGGCCCCTGCTGGGAATCTGCAAGGTGGGGAGGGGGACGGCAATGAGGGTGGAGGCACTGGGTTGGCCCCCGGAGAGTGGCCTGGTGGCTGTGGGGCTTCTGGGTATGGGAGTGGGCTCTGGGAGGGGTGGGCACAGGGCTGGGACCAAGGGAGATCAGACACAGTGCCTCTACAGGATGTGGAGGACAAGGAGCTACCGGGACCAGTCCAGAAGGAGCATGTGGCAGGGGTCCTCACTCTCTCCTGTGTCCCCCCTGTGCCCCACCCAGGCATAGACAAGCTGACAGAGAAGTCCCAGGTGTCAGAGGATGGCACCTTGCGGTCCCTGGAGCCTGAGCCCCAGCAGAGCTTGGCAGAAGGCAGCCCAGCCAAGGGGGTGGGTAAGGGGGCAATAGGGACACGGGAGGCAGGTGAGGCTGGGCGTTGCCTTTCTCCCTGGCCTCTGTGGCATGGGCTGGGCCAGGGCACTCTGGGGTCACCTGTAGCAAGTGTCATGCTTAGGGCATCGGGGTTGGCACTGATGACTGGGGGGAGCCTTCACAGACCCCTCCCTTGTTTACCAGTCACAGTAAAGCCCTGGCTGTCAGCCTTCTCATCCATCAGCCTTATCTGAGGCTGGCCTTTACCCGTCCTGTCCCATCAGCCTCTAGTCCTAAACCTGTCACCAAGCTGGGTTGGGCCTGGGGCCCAGAGCAAAGGGTGCTGGGCTGGGCCTACCCTTCCTTTGGAAGCAAGTCCCCACGAGGTTTAGGGGAGAGACCTCATTGCCCTGTGCCCCTGCCCCGTAtccgcttccttgcccctcacttCCATTCCTCCCTGGGCACCAGGAGTCCAGCCAGGCATGGAGAGAGCAGCGTCGACTGTCCAGCCCATCAGCCAGTGGCCAGTGGAGCCCGACGTCGGATTGGGTGAGGGGCCTCGCGCTGGAGGAGCAGGGATGATGTGTGGGCAGGTGGCCCTGTGGGAACTGAGTCAGGGGTCCCCTGACTCTAGGGACAGCTCAGTACAGATGGAGATGAAAATGTATCCAAACATGCCTCTGGCATGGGAGCTGGGCTCTGGCTCCGGGTCAGTCCTTCCGGCTGGTGACCTTCCTCGTGTGTGGCCTCTCTTGGCTCAGCTTCCCCTGTCTACACTGTCGGCCGAGTCCCCAGCAGGATCAGGTTCCACTGTGCTGACTGTCTGAATAGATCACCCTCTGATTTCCTCCCCTGGAtcacttcccactcacattcccaCTGAAGGCAGTGCCATGGGATAATAAATGTCCTCCCTGCTCCCACCATTGCCAGGGTTAAAGGAGACAGTCTCCTGAAaggcgcgcacacacacagccACCAGCCGGTGGGACTGCTTAACATGCAAAAGGCTCTTCCCATTAGTGAGAGTTCCTGTTCACGGTCCCTGCTGGGAGAGAACCCCTGGCTCCGGGTCCCCAGCCCCAGAGCTCTGTCCCTGCCCCAGGTCCTCTCCTGGAAGTCGAAGCTGCCCTTGCAGACCATCATGCGGCTGCTGCAGGTGCTGGTCCCCCAGGTGGAGAAGATCTGCATTGACAAGTGAGAGCCTGGGCAGGCTCAGGGGCTCGGGCAGGTGGGCTTTGGCAAGGGGCCAGCCCAGGTTTGGGTGGAGGGATGACAGGGACGGTGGGCCTCAGAGGTCCAGGGTGAGCCCCAAGCCCTGCTAGTCCACTTGAGCATGCTGGAGACCCCCTTCTCCCTGTAGGGGCCTGACGGATGAGTCAGAGATCCTGCGGTTCCTGCAGCACGGCACCCTGGTGGGACTGCTGCCCGTGCCCCACCCCATCCTCATCCGCAAGTACCAGGCCAACTCGGGCACCGCCATGTGGTTCCGCACCTACATGTGGGGTGTCATCTACCTGAGGTGGGCCCTGCTGACTATCCTGGGTGGGTCTGGGGTCCACCAGAGAGCCTGTTCAGCAGGGCTCAGCAGGGACCTTGGCTCCGGGTCTCCCCATCCACAGAGGGGTTAATGTCAAGACAGTCAATCATGGTGGTCTTTCCTGGTTGAGGGTTGGACCCCCTTTCCAGGGGAGACATCATGAAGAGAGTTTGGTTTGGGCTGGCTGTCACCTTGCATCTCCCTTCCTCGTGAAGGTGACAGCCCACTTCCTCTGCAGGAATGTGGACCCACCCATCTGGTATGACACCGATGTGAAGCTCTTTGAGATCCAGCGGGTGTGAGGATAGAGGCCTGCAGAGAAATGGAGTGGGGGCCCCTGGTCCCTATTGCTCCCCCTGCCCCAGTCTTCTGAGCTTTAAATGACCACCACCATGGCCTGGGGTGGGCAGAGTGGCCAGGTCCTCCTGGGTGGCAGGCCCCAGAGACTCCTAATGCCTGGGGAGGATGGAGCCCAGTTCTAACCCCCTTCTCCCCAGACGGGCCTCCTAGGAGCCTCCTGCCTCTGTGACTACAGGTCCTGCCAGAGCGAGGGGCTCCCTCTTCAAGACACATTTCTGTGCTGACCCCTCAGTGCCTGCACACTCCTGTGCTGCCCCACAGGTCACTGTGCCCTGATGGGTTTGCCCAAGGAGCCGTGGGCTGTCCTGAGGCACCTGGGCAGGTCTAGGGGAACCCTCCTGGCCTTCTACCCTGAAACCACTTGTTCTAGGCCGGATCTCTGCCAGGGCCCACAGGAAAATGGAGTGTGACCAGGCTGTTGGCTGAGGGGGCTGGGGGCTGGCTGACTACAGAGCCAGACTGGGGGCTCTTGTGAGTTTTAGGGGTTTGGAGTGGGGTATTGAGGGTCCTCTTAATATTCCCTGGGTCAGTGGATATAGCCTTGCTGTTGGGCAGGACCAGGGGGCAGTTGTCAACCCTACCTGCCCCACCCACTGTGTGGAGGATGGGGGTGCCACCACTCCAGCGGCCCCGGCTCGGGCCTCTGGGTCTCCCTCGCCCCACCTGGTCAGTACAATCTTTGCTCTGTACAATCGGCCACTTTACACAATAAAACCTCCCTCTCTAGCCTCTGCCTCTGTGCTTGGAATGGGGGTAGGCGCCAGACTGTGGCCCTTATCTTCAGGGCAGCTGGGGACTCTGTACCCCAGAGTCCGTCCCCTGAGGGTTCTTAACAATGACTAGGAACTGGCATTTGTCATTTCGAGTGGGAAAGTGGGATTGGGCCCTGTCAAGTAGGGTTTAGGCCCTTGAACTGTGGCTACCCAGAGAAAAGCCCACACAGGAGAGGCTGAGGGCCTGATTCTCAGCCCCCTGGGTGGCCCCAGGCAGTGTTGGGGGGCCCTGGGGCATTGTTTGCTGGTGCCTCACTTCCGGGGAGTGGGAACCCAGGGGAGGGTTGAGCCTCTGGGCCTCTCCCTGGGCACAGCTGGCTGTTTGCACTGGGCTCAGGGAGATGGATGGGCTGTCAGGCTGCCTTCTCACTCACCTTCCTGTTCCACCTGATGGCTCAGGGGGGCAGGCAGGCCTAAGGACCAGCCTCCAGAGGCTGCAGTGACCACCTGTGGTGAGCCAGCAGCAGAGGGTCCCCTGGAGGCACTGTCCTAATGGTGGAGGGTGGAGGGTGGGTACATGAGACCTGGGTTGGATCAGAGAAGGGAAGGAGTAGACGGGCCCAGGAATGGGTCTGTCTGGGCCCACAGCACTGCCCAGGAGGACCATCCTTCCAACCATGCCTGGAGTAGCAGTTCTGTCCCCAAGAACAAATGCCACGAAGCTCAGAAGTGATCGATCAAACAAACAGGGTTTATGGCAGCAGCAGAGAGCTGTTGAACCCCACCTGGCAGTTAATTAACGAGCTCATTAGGAGAAGGGGtgtgtggggaggggcggggctgCCTGCCAACTCTGAGCTTGCAGGAGGTCCTGGGCCACACTCAGGCCGTGCACCCCTCCCAGGGGAGGAAGTAGACCCCTGGAGGCCTGGCTGGGGAGAGGCGGCCCTCTCCAAAGCCCCTAGACTGTGTTAGTTAGGACTGGCCCTTCTCAAGTGTAGCACAGGGCCTCACCAGCCTCCTGGGGTGTACCCTTGGCTGCAGGGACTAATGAGGCAGGGGCGGCCATGTGTGCAGGCCTGGACGTGGGCATCTGAAGATCAGTGTCCAGACTCTGCCCTTGGTCTTGAGCTATAGGCAGTCTTCTCTGGTCGGCAAGTCTTGGggaggagagggctttgggagccCCAGGCTGTTCTCTGCACCTTGGAATGAAGCATCTTCCCAGAGACTCCAGGTTGGCATCTTCCCTGCCTTGGCACTTCAGGTTTTGCTGAGGGTGGTTTCCTGGGGCAGCCTCAGGCCCCCAAGTAAACCTCCACCAACCCTCCCACAGAGTGCATGCGGTAGAAGACCCCCAGAGGCAGGCCAAAGTTGACGATGGTGAACCACGTCCGGTAACCGTAGAAATCCTTTTCCAGCCCATTCTCAAATTCCGGGTGTATGCCAAATGCAGGCATCATCCATAGCTGGCGGGAGGGAGAGGGGGTTGTTGAGTGGGGGAGGGTTCTGCCGCACCCCAAGTGCTCAGCACCCTTGGTTCCTTTGGCCCTGCCCCACCCCATCAGCCTTAGGCTTTGGGAGCAACCTCCTCTgcccccatgtcctcctgttcccaTTCCACAGAAGCCTGAGCACCCCCTCATTGGCTTGTCTGGGGCCAACCTGAACTTCAGATGCATCCTGAGCCTCTGGCGGCCTCCACACATGACGTGGCAGGAATTCCCAGCAAGCAGCCTGGGGACTCCCCTGTACCCTGAGCTCAGGCTTCACTCTTCTGCAGTTACAGCCGGCCCCTACCCTCCCACCCTCATCAAACTCTACCCATCCCTCAAGCCCCAGATCAAACCTCCCGGAAGCCTGCCTTGGCCACTCGGgcccatgcttttttttttttactgagctCCTAACACACTTTAGAGCCAATATATTACTTGTTCTCTCTATGGACCAGGGGGTCTCATATCTGGGATGTTTTCAGAGCATCAGGAGTTGGGGACCAAACAACCCTGCCACTTATAGGACCTTTGGCAGGCCAAACAACTTATACCCTGGTCTCTTCATCTGTCCAGTGGGGACAGTAACGGTGTCTTTTGTGTAGGGTTAAATGTGAAGATGTTGCATGGAGAGGTGGCCCTGGAACTTAGCAACCACTAGAAGCTAAGCAATTGTCACCATTGTCTTTaattagagatttaaaaaaaaatcttttttttttttttttttagtagaaaaTCAGACACTTGCACTTGCTGAGCTCTTCTTTTGATCAAATATAGTGAATGATGAGTTCAGCAGTAATTTTCTAATCGGTCCCCTGGTTCTCTCCAACTAGACAGTAAGTTTCTGGAGGGCAGAAATGTTACACATGTGTAAGGAGAATTTGCTCTCCCCTCGGCACATTTATTTGTGCTGAGCAGCTGGCAAGAGCTGGGGTTGACACTCCCTCTTCTCAAGCATCATCGTTCTAGTTAGAAAGAAGCATGTGACCTTGATGCATCACTTCTTGAGTCCTGAATCTACCTGCCAGTACCACACCCACCCAAGTCCCAGCCCAGCCACTCACTGTGATATTGCAGAGGATGAGGAAGAGTGAGATCTCCTTGAGAATCCTACGCTTCCAGTTGAGGTGGTTGTAGGAGTGGATATAGGCCAGGGAGGCCCTCCGCAGGTCCTGGCCCAACTCCAGTAGGGAGCCCCTGCGGGGAGGCTCGGCCTCGCACTTCCCTGCGGGGCCCTCCGGAGGCACCTCCCAGAGCGGCCGGCGGTGCAGGCCCTCGATGATGAAGAGGTTCTGGGCGATATGCTGCAGAATGAGCAGCAGCGAGTAGGCCAGGATGAGCCGGTTGAGCAGCTCTTGCGGGTGAGTGGCCACAATGGCCACGATGGAGAAGTAGGCAATGCCCACCTGGCCCAGCGCGGCGCCCATCAGCAGCACCACGTCCAGGCTGCGGGTGGGGTTCTTCAGCGTGTCCAGCTCCCGCTCCTCCAGCCCGTGGATGGCCGTGCCCGCCAGGCACGCCAGGCTCATCGCGGGCAGCACAGCCACGTAGAAGGCGTAGTACAGGGTGAAGTACTGGCGCGCGATGGCAGGGCCGCTGGCCTCGATCTGGAAGAGCACGAAGACGCACACGCCGGCCACCAGCGCCAGCAGGCCCAGCAGCGGCCCGAAGATGGCCCCGTGCAGGTGGAAGGGTGGGGTGCCCGGGCGCGGGCCCGCGTGGGCTGCCAGGCGGCGGCCCACGTTCCTCCACATGACGAAGAGCACCGCACAGCAGATGAGGCAGTACTCGGTGCTGAAGGGGTAGAGCATCAGGTAGCCCTTCCGGAAGACCTCGCACACGGTGGCGTTGAGGCACAGGCAGGTGTTGGTCTCGTTGCCTGGGAGGGGGCGGGGCGGAGGGGGCAGACGTTCAGGAGGGGCCGGCTCCCAGGACGGACACAAATCACTCCTGTCCCCCTTTTGGAACATGCCAGAGGTAGAAGGTTCCCAGCCAGCTGCTCATTTTACAGCTGTGGAGACTGAGACcccgacccagaaactggaaatcCCAGAACCGTCTTTCTTTCCCAAAAGGGGGTCAGCCAGGAGCCAAGCTTATGTAAAGCATTTTAAACAGGATTCCTGGTGCCAAATGTCACCCCACAAATTGCTTGCCGGGCAAGGCAAACCTGTAATTTACATCGGAGGACCTGGCTGCCCCACCTGAGCCCAGatctcagcctcagcaacacacgCTTGGATGACAAGGACATCAGTGTCCTGGGTCAAGTGCCCTTCACGGCACACAGCATCATGGCCAGGGAAACGCTGGTGCTAAAAATAACCAATGTGAATGGAATTCAGACTTTGGTCTATACTTCCAATTTTTAGGAGAAGCAGGGGAGAGGGGAACAAATTAAACGCCACCCCTAGGAAGCATCTGACAAATATCAATGTTATTAGGAAAAAGGATTCGGAAAGTGTCAACCCAACCCCTTGCATATTTGAACCAATGTCTGTGAAAGACATTTCCTGAATTGGCTGGAGAAAGTGGAATATCGATCAATAAAGAGGATCAGGAGGATGAAAAGGAATTTTGTTGGCAATTACACTAGCATGTGGTAATAGAgggaaatacatttatttttagagAGGTGCATACTGAAATGTTTTGAGATGAAATGACACGATTTCTGTAATTTACTTTCTGTActtttgcaaaaaataaaataaatgtggcaaAGTATTGATAATTGTTACATCTCCGTGATGGCTGTTCTTTAACTCATCTGtgtatttgagatttttttttttaaaatattttttagtagggctgggattgtggctcagtggtagagtgctctcctagcatgggtgggacctgggttcgattctcagcaccacataaaaataaaggcattgggttgtgtccatctacacctaaaaaataaatatttaaaaaaatattttttagtgttgatggacctttattttattcatttatttatatgtggtgctgagaattgaacccagtgcctcacacatgtgaggcaagtgctctaccgctgagccacaaccccagccccaagagatttttttttttaataataaaaaaatccatGATGTGCTTGCCTCAAATTCTCTTTGCACAGATTTTCTGA
This window encodes:
- the Hid1 gene encoding protein HID1 isoform X2 is translated as MGSADSKLNFRKAVIQLTTKTQPVEATDDAFWDQFWADTATSVQDVFALVPAAEIRAVREESPSNLATLCYKAVEKLVQGAESGCHSEKEKQVVLNCSRLLTRVLPYIFEDPDWRGFFWSTVPGAGRGGGEEEDENARPLAESLLLAIADLLFCPDFTVQSHRRSTVDSAEDVHSLDSCEYIWEAGVGFAHSPQPNYVHDMNRMELLKLLLTCFSEAMYLPPAPEGGSTNPWVQFFCSTENRHALPLFTSLLNTVCAYDPVGYGIPYNHLLFSDYREPLVEEAAQVLIVTLDHDSATSTSPTVDGTTTGTAMDDADPPGPENLFVNYLSRIHREEDFQFILKGIARLLSNPLLQTYLPNSTKKIQFHQELLVLFWKLCDFNKKFLFFVLKSSDVLDILVPILYFLNDARADQSRVGLMHIGVFILLLLSGERNFGVRLNKPYSVRVPMDIPVFTGTHADLLIVVFHKIITSGHQRLQPLFDCLLTIVVNVSPYLKSLSMVTANKLLHLLEAFSTTWFLFSAAQNHHLVFFLLEVFNNIIQYQFDGNSNLVYAIIRKRSVFHQLANLPTDLPAIHKALQRRRRTPEPLSRTGSQEGASMEGSRPAAPAEPGTLKTSLVATPGIDKLTEKSQVSEDGTLRSLEPEPQQSLAEGSPAKGESSQAWREQRRLSSPSASGQWSPTSDWVLSWKSKLPLQTIMRLLQVLVPQVEKICIDKGLTDESEILRFLQHGTLVGLLPVPHPILIRKYQANSGTAMWFRTYMWGVIYLRNVDPPIWYDTDVKLFEIQRV
- the Hid1 gene encoding protein HID1 isoform X5, whose protein sequence is MGSADSKLNFRKAVIQLTTKTQPVEATDDAFWDQFWADTATSVQDVFALVPAAEIRAVREESPSNLATLCYKAVEKLVQGAESGCHSEKEKQVVLNCSRLLTRVLPYIFEDPDWRGFFWSTVPGAGRGGQGEEEDENARPLAESLLLAIADLLFCPDFTVQSHRRSTVDSAEDVHSLDSCEYIWEAGVGFAHSPQPNYVHDMNRMELLKLLLTCFSEAMYLPPAPEGGSTNPWVQFFCSTENRHALPLFTSLLNTVCAYDPVGYGIPYNHLLFSDYREPLVEEAAQVLIVTLDHDSATSTSPTVDGTTTGTAMDDADPPGPENLFVNYLSRIHREEDFQFILKGIARLLSNPLLQTYLPNSTKKIQFHQELLVLFWKLCDFNKKFLFFVLKSSDVLDILVPILYFLNDARADQSRVGLMHIGVFILLLLSGERNFGVRLNKPYSVRVPMDIPVFTGTHADLLIVVFHKIITSGHQRLQPLFDCLLTIVVNVSPYLKSLSMVTANKLLHLLEAFSTTWFLFSAAQNHHLVFFLLEVFNNIIQYQFDGNSNLVYAIIRKRSVFHQLANLPTDLPAIHKALQRRRRTPEPLSRTGSQEGASMEGSRPAAPAEPGTLKTSLVATPGIDKLTEKSQVSEDGTLRSLEPEPQQSLAEGSPAKGVGVQPGMERAASTVQPISQWPVEPDVGLGPLLEVEAALADHHAAAAGAGPPGGEDLH
- the Hid1 gene encoding protein HID1 isoform X4; translation: MGSADSKLNFRKAVIQLTTKTQPVEATDDAFWDQFWADTATSVQDVFALVPAAEIRAVREESPSNLATLCYKAVEKLVQGAESGCHSEKEKQVVLNCSRLLTRVLPYIFEDPDWRGFFWSTVPGAGRGGQGEEEDENARPLAESLLLAIADLLFCPDFTVQSHRRSTVDSAEDVHSLDSCEYIWEAGVGFAHSPQPNYVHDMNRMELLKLLLTCFSEAMYLPPAPEGGSTNPWVQFFCSTENRHALPLFTSLLNTVCAYDPVGYGIPYNHLLFSDYREPLVEEAAQVLIVTLDHDSATSTSPTVDGTTTGTAMDDADPPGPENLFVNYLSRIHREEDFQFILKGIARLLSNPLLQTYLPNSTKKIQFHQELLVLFWKLCDFNKKFLFFVLKSSDVLDILVPILYFLNDARADQSRVGLMHIGVFILLLLSGERNFGVRLNKPYSVRVPMDIPVFTGTHADLLIVVFHKIITSGHQRLQPLFDCLLTIVVNVSPYLKSLSMVTANKLLHLLEAFSTTWFLFSAAQNHHLVFFLLEVFNNIIQYQFDGNSNLVYAIIRKRSVFHQLANLPTDLPAIHKALQRRRRTPEPLSRTGSQEGASMEGSRPAAPAEPGTLKTSLVATPGIDKLTEKSQVSEDGTLRSLEPEPQQSLAEGSPAKGESSQAWREQRRLSSPSASGQWSPTSDWVLSWKSKLPLQTIMRLLQVLVPQVEKICIDK
- the Hid1 gene encoding protein HID1 isoform X1, whose amino-acid sequence is MGSADSKLNFRKAVIQLTTKTQPVEATDDAFWDQFWADTATSVQDVFALVPAAEIRAVREESPSNLATLCYKAVEKLVQGAESGCHSEKEKQVVLNCSRLLTRVLPYIFEDPDWRGFFWSTVPGAGRGGQGEEEDENARPLAESLLLAIADLLFCPDFTVQSHRRSTVDSAEDVHSLDSCEYIWEAGVGFAHSPQPNYVHDMNRMELLKLLLTCFSEAMYLPPAPEGGSTNPWVQFFCSTENRHALPLFTSLLNTVCAYDPVGYGIPYNHLLFSDYREPLVEEAAQVLIVTLDHDSATSTSPTVDGTTTGTAMDDADPPGPENLFVNYLSRIHREEDFQFILKGIARLLSNPLLQTYLPNSTKKIQFHQELLVLFWKLCDFNKKFLFFVLKSSDVLDILVPILYFLNDARADQSRVGLMHIGVFILLLLSGERNFGVRLNKPYSVRVPMDIPVFTGTHADLLIVVFHKIITSGHQRLQPLFDCLLTIVVNVSPYLKSLSMVTANKLLHLLEAFSTTWFLFSAAQNHHLVFFLLEVFNNIIQYQFDGNSNLVYAIIRKRSVFHQLANLPTDLPAIHKALQRRRRTPEPLSRTGSQEGASMEGSRPAAPAEPGTLKTSLVATPGIDKLTEKSQVSEDGTLRSLEPEPQQSLAEGSPAKGESSQAWREQRRLSSPSASGQWSPTSDWVLSWKSKLPLQTIMRLLQVLVPQVEKICIDKGLTDESEILRFLQHGTLVGLLPVPHPILIRKYQANSGTAMWFRTYMWGVIYLRNVDPPIWYDTDVKLFEIQRV